Proteins encoded together in one Oncorhynchus mykiss isolate Arlee chromosome 7, USDA_OmykA_1.1, whole genome shotgun sequence window:
- the LOC110527347 gene encoding guanine nucleotide exchange factor DBS isoform X9: MKVPVVMLSSVTELHAYIDRTQLPQELGGTQDYCHDTWISHRTAIEAFALMVKTTAQTLQSFGTELAETELPNDAQATSNLLATHTEKKGQMKEDLCVALGQGGRLLESINEPLQREPDYKMNQDELENLATVQRLLGQLDETETAFDDFWERHQTKLEQCLQLRHFEYYFREVRAQLDVVSERVEAFSEVGISPAHAEHILRELTSQEEKACDVLDWALSLAAEGDGLIESAHYAEDSILPKCSELRAVCDEVTSFLKTKKVLLLRAMELHHCLEKASRWCEEGIYLLASQPVDRCQSQDGAEAALQELEKYLDTAAQHQITDLKAIWRDYDSILNPELREQVEKVFQKQVSMQEMFEKRRVSLKKLAAKQTRPVQPVAPRPEAIIKFPMSPPAHRSQETRNAEDNILNVENCRIVEVQVQNDGSRHGSLSEEEENLAVLRRHVMNELLETERAYVEELLCVLQGYAAEMDNPAMAHLLPSALLNRKDVLFGNMPEIYQFHKRTFLRELETYTDVPELVGRCFLERMGDLQIYEKYCQNKPRSESLWRQCSDCAFFQECQRKLEHKLGLDSYLLKPVQRITKYQLILKELLKYSKGCEGSEDLQEALSSILGILKAVNDSMHLIAITGYEGSLTELGRLLMQGSFSVWTEHKKGHAKVKDLARFKPMQRHLFLHEKALLFCKRREENGEGYEKAPSYSFKHSLNMSAVGITESAKGDNKKFEIWCNSREEVFIVQAATPEIKTSWLNEIRKVLTGQLKACRESSQKKVSDTMSPSPTSNSPPICLSPFRNCQKSVKKGEEKKTDGVNSDPNSPSSPKHKEETVTSPTTDRSSVAKKRFTLQGFSNLKSQKGSLLSPDHKAKSHEIKSDPTPFGCKEPGQTPHITLSRAKWLSTSSLLQAKRRGWNKASFSMDVPEVQDGYSSAEDPMNSDPEDEGGRKLAVGDRFTVVADYEKEKGGPQDLSVKSGDMVQLIKEGDDGQWFVRNLGSNKDGWVAAANLLTLITESKSSQSLCSSEGSVTGNLSTSSSCSETYTSFSDIKP; this comes from the exons ATGAAGGTGCCg GTGGTGATGCTGAGCTCTGTGACTGAGCTCCATGCCTACATCGACCGGACTCAGCTGCCCCAGGAGCTGGGAGGAACCCAGGATTACTGCCATGATACCTGGATCTCACACCGCACC GCTATCGAGGCCTTTGCTCTGATGGTGAAGACCACGGCTCAGACCCTGCAGTCGTTTGGGACGGAGCTGGCCGAGACTGAGCTACCCAACGACGCCCAGGCCACGTCCAACCTGCTGGCCACACACACCGAGAAGAAGGGACAGATGAAG GAGGACCTGTGTGTGGCACTGGGCCAGGGAGGCCGGCTCCTGGAGAGCATCAACGAGCCCCTGCAGAGAGAACCCGACTATAAAATGAACCAGGACGAGCTGGAGAACCTGGCCACCGTGCAGAG ACTGCTGGGCCAGCTGGATGAGACAGAGACGGCGTTTGATGATTTCTGGGAGAGACACCAGACCAAGCTGGAACAGTGTCTGCAGCTCCGCCATTTTGAATACTACTTCCGTGAG GTGCGTGCCCAGCTGGATGTGGTGTCAGAGCGGGTAGAGGCGTTCTCGGAGGTTGGCATCAGTCCCGCCCATGCAGAACACATCCTACGAGAACTCACCAGCCAGGAGGAGAAAGCCTGt gatgtGTTGGACTGGGCTCTGTCCCTGGCCGCTGAGGGGGATGGGCTGATTGAGAGTGCTCACTATGCTGAGGACTCCATCCTGCCAAAGTGCAGTGAGCTGAGGGCCGTGTGTGATGAGGTCACCTCCTTCCTCAAGACCAAGAAGGTCCTCCTCCTGAGGGCCATGGAGCTGCACCACTGTCTGGAGAAG gcATCGAGGTGGTGTGAGGAAGGGATCTACCTCCTTGCCTCCCAGCCGGTAGATAGATGTCAGTCTCAGGACGGGGCGGAGGCCGCGCTGCAGGAGCTGGAGAAGTACCTGGACACGGCCGCCCAACACCAGATCACCGACCTCAAGGCCATCTGGAGGGACTATGACTCCATCCTCAACCCAGAGCTCAGG GAGCAGGTAGAGAAGGTGTTTCAAAAGCAGGTGTCCATGCAGGAGATGTTTGAGAAGAGGAGGGTCAGTCTGAAGAAGCTGGCAGCCAAACAGACACGGCCCGTCCAACCAGTGGCTCCCAGGCCTGAAGCCATCATCAAGTTCCCCATGTCCCCTCCTG CTCACAGGAGTCAAGAGACGAGGAATGCAGAGGACAACATCTTGAACGTAGAAAACTGCAGAATAGTGGaggttcaggtgcagaacgacggCAGCAGACACGGctctctgtctgaggaggaggagaacctgGCAGTGCTCCGACG ACATGTAATGAACGAGCTGTTGGAGACTGAGAGGGCGTACGTAGAGGAGCTTCTCTGTGTACTGCAG GGTTATGCTGCAGAGATGGACAACCCAGCCATGGCCCACCTCCTCCCTAGTGCTCTGCTCAACAGGAAGGATGTCCTGTTTGGCAACATGCCAGAGATCTACCAGTTCCACAAGAG gacATTCCTCAGGGAGCTGGAGACCTACACAGACGTCCCTGAGCTGGTGGGACGCTGTTTCCTGGAGAGGATGGGCGACCTGCAGATCTATGAGAAGTACTGTCAGAACAAACCTCGCTCCGAGAGCTTGTGGAGACAGTGCTCCGATTGCGCCTTCTTCCAG GAGTGCCAGAGAAAGTTGGAACACAAACTGGGTTTGGACTCGTACCTCCTCAAGCCAGTCCAGAGGATAACCAAATACCAGCTGATACTGAAGGAGTTACTGAAGTACAGTAAGGGCTGTGAGGGTTCAGAGGACCTGCAGGAGGCGCTGTCCTCCATCCTGGGGATCCTGAAGGCCGTCAACGACTCCATGCACCTCATCGCCATCACAGGATATGAG GGGAGCCTGACGGAGTTGGGCAGGCTGCTGATGCAGGGGTCGTTCAGCGTGTGGACGGAACACAAGAAAGGTCACGCTAAGGTCAAGGACCTGGCCCGCTTCAAGCCCATGCAGAGACACCTGTTCCTGCATGAAAAAGCCTTGCTCTTCTGTAAGAGACGGGAGGAGAATGGGGAGGGTTACGAGAAAGCCCCGTCCTACAGCTTTAAACACTCCCTCAAC ATGAGTGCGGTGGGCATCACGGAGAGCGCCAAGGGTGACAACAAGAAGTTTGAGATCTGGTGTAATTCCAGAGAGGAGGTGTTTATCGTCCAGGCTGCGACACCTGAGATCAAAACATCTTGGTTGAATGAGATCAGGAAGGTTCTGACTGGCCAGCTGAAGGCCTGCAGGG AATCTAGTCAAAAGAAGGTGTCAGACACAATGTCTCCCAGTCCAACCAGCAACAGCCCACCTATCTGTCTCAG TCCATTTAGGAACTGTCAGAAGAGCGTGaagaagggagaagagaagaagacagaTGGTGTCAACTCTGACCCCAATTCCCCCTCCTCCCCAAAACACAAAG AGGAGACAGTCACCAGTCCCACCACTGACAGGTCATCAGTGGCTAAAAAGCGTTTTACCCTTCAAGGCTTCAGCAATCTGAAGAGTCAGAAAG GATCCCTCCTTAGCCCTGACCATAAGGCCAAAAGCCACGAGATTAAGAGTGACCCAACTCCCTTTGGGTGTAAAG AGCCTGGTCAGACTCCTCACATCACTCTGAGCAGGGCCAAGTGGCTCAGCACCTCTAGTCTCTTACAGGCCAAAAGGAGAG GTTGGAACAAGGCCTCTTTCTCCATGGATGTGCCAGAAGTGCAGGATGGGTACTCCAGCGCAGAGGACCCCATGAACTCTGACCCTGAGGATGAGGGAGGCAGGAAGCTG GCTGTCGGCGACAGGTTCACAGTGGTGGCGGACTATGAGAAGGAGAAAGGAGGGCCTCAGGACCTGTCAGTAAAGAGTGGAGACATGGTGCAGCTCATTAAAGAGGGAGATGACGGACAGTGGTTTGTTAGAAACTTGGGGAGCAACAAAGATGGCTGGGTAGCAGCAGCCAACCTTCTCACCCTCATCACAGAGTCCAAGTCCTCGCAGTCCCTCTGCAGCTCAG aggGCAGTGTAACTGGCAACCTCAGCACCTCCTCCAGCTGCAGTGAAACCTACACAAGTTTCTCTGACATCAAGCCCTAA
- the LOC110527347 gene encoding guanine nucleotide exchange factor DBS isoform X7 gives MQQESDRLFAADIDPDLRKRFAFLSGGRAENGSPIIVFPEFPAFGELQEEEFHNVLTYLTSVPSLTASGVGFILVIDRRQDRWTAVKGTLLRIAGSFPVHLQLVLVLRPSTLFQRTLSDIFFKFNRDEFKMKVPVVMLSSVTELHAYIDRTQLPQELGGTQDYCHDTWISHRTAIEAFALMVKTTAQTLQSFGTELAETELPNDAQATSNLLATHTEKKGQMKEDLCVALGQGGRLLESINEPLQREPDYKMNQDELENLATVQRLLGQLDETETAFDDFWERHQTKLEQCLQLRHFEYYFREVRAQLDVVSERVEAFSEVGISPAHAEHILRELTSQEEKACDVLDWALSLAAEGDGLIESAHYAEDSILPKCSELRAVCDEVTSFLKTKKVLLLRAMELHHCLEKASRWCEEGIYLLASQPVDRCQSQDGAEAALQELEKYLDTAAQHQITDLKAIWRDYDSILNPELREQVEKVFQKQVSMQEMFEKRRVSLKKLAAKQTRPVQPVAPRPEAIIKFPMSPPAHRSQETRNAEDNILNVENCRIVEVQVQNDGSRHGSLSEEEENLAVLRRHVMNELLETERAYVEELLCVLQGYAAEMDNPAMAHLLPSALLNRKDVLFGNMPEIYQFHKRTFLRELETYTDVPELVGRCFLERMGDLQIYEKYCQNKPRSESLWRQCSDCAFFQECQRKLEHKLGLDSYLLKPVQRITKYQLILKELLKYSKGCEGSEDLQEALSSILGILKAVNDSMHLIAITGYEGSLTELGRLLMQGSFSVWTEHKKGHAKVKDLARFKPMQRHLFLHEKALLFCKRREENGEGYEKAPSYSFKHSLNMSAVGITESAKGDNKKFEIWCNSREEVFIVQAATPEIKTSWLNEIRKVLTGQLKACRESSQKKVSDTMSPSPTSNSPPICLSPFRNCQKSVKKGEEKKTDGVNSDPNSPSSPKHKEETVTSPTTDRSSVAKKRFTLQGFSNLKSQKGSLLSPDHKAKSHEIKSDPTPFGCKEPGQTPHITLSRAKWLSTSSLLQAKRRGWNKASFSMDVPEVQDGYSSAEDPMNSDPEDEGGRKLAVGDRFTVVADYEKEKGGPQDLSVKSGDMVQLIKEGDDGQWFVRNLGSNKDGWVAAANLLTLITESKSSQSLCSSEGSVTGNLSTSSSCSETYTSFSDIKP, from the exons TCTGACAGCGTCTGGAGTGGGCTTCATCCTGGTCATCGACCGCCGCCAGGACAGATGGACCGCCGTCAAGGGGACCCTGCTACGCATTGCA GGCTCATTCCCAGTACATTTACAGCTGGTTCTGGTCTTGCGGCCCTCCACCTTATTCCAGCGGACGCTCTCCGACATCTTCTTCAAGTTCAACAGGGATGAGTTCAAGATGAAGGTGCCg GTGGTGATGCTGAGCTCTGTGACTGAGCTCCATGCCTACATCGACCGGACTCAGCTGCCCCAGGAGCTGGGAGGAACCCAGGATTACTGCCATGATACCTGGATCTCACACCGCACC GCTATCGAGGCCTTTGCTCTGATGGTGAAGACCACGGCTCAGACCCTGCAGTCGTTTGGGACGGAGCTGGCCGAGACTGAGCTACCCAACGACGCCCAGGCCACGTCCAACCTGCTGGCCACACACACCGAGAAGAAGGGACAGATGAAG GAGGACCTGTGTGTGGCACTGGGCCAGGGAGGCCGGCTCCTGGAGAGCATCAACGAGCCCCTGCAGAGAGAACCCGACTATAAAATGAACCAGGACGAGCTGGAGAACCTGGCCACCGTGCAGAG ACTGCTGGGCCAGCTGGATGAGACAGAGACGGCGTTTGATGATTTCTGGGAGAGACACCAGACCAAGCTGGAACAGTGTCTGCAGCTCCGCCATTTTGAATACTACTTCCGTGAG GTGCGTGCCCAGCTGGATGTGGTGTCAGAGCGGGTAGAGGCGTTCTCGGAGGTTGGCATCAGTCCCGCCCATGCAGAACACATCCTACGAGAACTCACCAGCCAGGAGGAGAAAGCCTGt gatgtGTTGGACTGGGCTCTGTCCCTGGCCGCTGAGGGGGATGGGCTGATTGAGAGTGCTCACTATGCTGAGGACTCCATCCTGCCAAAGTGCAGTGAGCTGAGGGCCGTGTGTGATGAGGTCACCTCCTTCCTCAAGACCAAGAAGGTCCTCCTCCTGAGGGCCATGGAGCTGCACCACTGTCTGGAGAAG gcATCGAGGTGGTGTGAGGAAGGGATCTACCTCCTTGCCTCCCAGCCGGTAGATAGATGTCAGTCTCAGGACGGGGCGGAGGCCGCGCTGCAGGAGCTGGAGAAGTACCTGGACACGGCCGCCCAACACCAGATCACCGACCTCAAGGCCATCTGGAGGGACTATGACTCCATCCTCAACCCAGAGCTCAGG GAGCAGGTAGAGAAGGTGTTTCAAAAGCAGGTGTCCATGCAGGAGATGTTTGAGAAGAGGAGGGTCAGTCTGAAGAAGCTGGCAGCCAAACAGACACGGCCCGTCCAACCAGTGGCTCCCAGGCCTGAAGCCATCATCAAGTTCCCCATGTCCCCTCCTG CTCACAGGAGTCAAGAGACGAGGAATGCAGAGGACAACATCTTGAACGTAGAAAACTGCAGAATAGTGGaggttcaggtgcagaacgacggCAGCAGACACGGctctctgtctgaggaggaggagaacctgGCAGTGCTCCGACG ACATGTAATGAACGAGCTGTTGGAGACTGAGAGGGCGTACGTAGAGGAGCTTCTCTGTGTACTGCAG GGTTATGCTGCAGAGATGGACAACCCAGCCATGGCCCACCTCCTCCCTAGTGCTCTGCTCAACAGGAAGGATGTCCTGTTTGGCAACATGCCAGAGATCTACCAGTTCCACAAGAG gacATTCCTCAGGGAGCTGGAGACCTACACAGACGTCCCTGAGCTGGTGGGACGCTGTTTCCTGGAGAGGATGGGCGACCTGCAGATCTATGAGAAGTACTGTCAGAACAAACCTCGCTCCGAGAGCTTGTGGAGACAGTGCTCCGATTGCGCCTTCTTCCAG GAGTGCCAGAGAAAGTTGGAACACAAACTGGGTTTGGACTCGTACCTCCTCAAGCCAGTCCAGAGGATAACCAAATACCAGCTGATACTGAAGGAGTTACTGAAGTACAGTAAGGGCTGTGAGGGTTCAGAGGACCTGCAGGAGGCGCTGTCCTCCATCCTGGGGATCCTGAAGGCCGTCAACGACTCCATGCACCTCATCGCCATCACAGGATATGAG GGGAGCCTGACGGAGTTGGGCAGGCTGCTGATGCAGGGGTCGTTCAGCGTGTGGACGGAACACAAGAAAGGTCACGCTAAGGTCAAGGACCTGGCCCGCTTCAAGCCCATGCAGAGACACCTGTTCCTGCATGAAAAAGCCTTGCTCTTCTGTAAGAGACGGGAGGAGAATGGGGAGGGTTACGAGAAAGCCCCGTCCTACAGCTTTAAACACTCCCTCAAC ATGAGTGCGGTGGGCATCACGGAGAGCGCCAAGGGTGACAACAAGAAGTTTGAGATCTGGTGTAATTCCAGAGAGGAGGTGTTTATCGTCCAGGCTGCGACACCTGAGATCAAAACATCTTGGTTGAATGAGATCAGGAAGGTTCTGACTGGCCAGCTGAAGGCCTGCAGGG AATCTAGTCAAAAGAAGGTGTCAGACACAATGTCTCCCAGTCCAACCAGCAACAGCCCACCTATCTGTCTCAG TCCATTTAGGAACTGTCAGAAGAGCGTGaagaagggagaagagaagaagacagaTGGTGTCAACTCTGACCCCAATTCCCCCTCCTCCCCAAAACACAAAG AGGAGACAGTCACCAGTCCCACCACTGACAGGTCATCAGTGGCTAAAAAGCGTTTTACCCTTCAAGGCTTCAGCAATCTGAAGAGTCAGAAAG GATCCCTCCTTAGCCCTGACCATAAGGCCAAAAGCCACGAGATTAAGAGTGACCCAACTCCCTTTGGGTGTAAAG AGCCTGGTCAGACTCCTCACATCACTCTGAGCAGGGCCAAGTGGCTCAGCACCTCTAGTCTCTTACAGGCCAAAAGGAGAG GTTGGAACAAGGCCTCTTTCTCCATGGATGTGCCAGAAGTGCAGGATGGGTACTCCAGCGCAGAGGACCCCATGAACTCTGACCCTGAGGATGAGGGAGGCAGGAAGCTG GCTGTCGGCGACAGGTTCACAGTGGTGGCGGACTATGAGAAGGAGAAAGGAGGGCCTCAGGACCTGTCAGTAAAGAGTGGAGACATGGTGCAGCTCATTAAAGAGGGAGATGACGGACAGTGGTTTGTTAGAAACTTGGGGAGCAACAAAGATGGCTGGGTAGCAGCAGCCAACCTTCTCACCCTCATCACAGAGTCCAAGTCCTCGCAGTCCCTCTGCAGCTCAG aggGCAGTGTAACTGGCAACCTCAGCACCTCCTCCAGCTGCAGTGAAACCTACACAAGTTTCTCTGACATCAAGCCCTAA